From one Lineus longissimus chromosome 3, tnLinLong1.2, whole genome shotgun sequence genomic stretch:
- the LOC135485111 gene encoding FMRFamide receptor-like, whose protein sequence is MLLCVLALVDTARLCTYSSRFSVAISGVSLLSLTKASCPLFIFSTYSIKYFASWTIVMITIERVICVVYPLKARVLCTKKSTAIAIFSMFAFFSLLNSHILKYARIQDSGNCRLSTTPRFGLYENYNDFWNKLWLRVDLCIYSVIPFTAILICNCILIKKVRKSQSKQKELQTRMTSDDEASESRMISMTRMLITVSLTFILLTLPTSIYFVARGMIVIQSKEQSYALQLAYAITTMISLVNHSINFLLYCLSGTQFRREVYLMFKGQKRP, encoded by the coding sequence ATGTTACTTTGTGTCCTTGCACTAGTAGATACGGCAAGGCTGTGTACATACTCCTCTCGCTTTTCTGTGGCCATATCTGGGGTCAGTTTGCTAAGTTTAACTAAGGCGTCCTGTCCTTTATTCATCTTCAGTACGTACTCAATCAAGTACTTCGCAAGTTGGACAATCGTCATGATAACCATTGAACGAGTTATCTGTGTGGTGTATCCTTTGAAGGCAAGAGTTCTTTGTACAAAGAAATCGACTGCGATAGCAATATTTTCGATGTTTGCCTTCTTTTCTTTGTTGAACTCTCATATTCTTAAATATGCTCGCATTCAAGACAGCGGCAACTGTAGGCTTTCAACTACGCCAAGATTCGGGCTGTATGAGAATTATAATGATTTCTGGAATAAACTCTGGCTTCGTGTCGACCTTTGTATATATTCCGTTATTCCTTTCACAGCCATTCTCATATGTAATTGTATATTGATAAAGAAAGTAAGAAAGAGTCAATCAAAGCAGAAAGAGCTACAAACTCGTATGACATCAGACGACGAAGCGTCCGAGTCCCGTATGATAAGTATGACGCGCATGCTCATTACTGTCAGTTTAACGTTCATCCTTCTTACCTTACCGACTTCGATCTATTTCGTCGCCAGAGGGATGATCGTTATCCAATCGAAAGAGCAAAGTTATGCACTTCAGTTGGCATATGCTATTACAACCATGATTTCTTTGGTCAACCACTCAATTAACTTCCTTCTGTACTGCCTGAGTGGAACGCAGTTTAGGCGTGAGGTTTACTTGATGTTTAAGGGGCAAAAACGACCATAG
- the LOC135485498 gene encoding calmodulin-A-like has product MVECLDEEQIAEFQEAFSVFDKDNDGVISLPEMANIMQSLGQHLTEADLKDMLGDSFCTGSNPQIEFPEFLKIMVQKMKKTDNEDDLKEAFSVFDTDHDGYIDDYELRQVMNNLGEKLTLEEIREMILEADLDGDGKVSYEEFVRMMSMD; this is encoded by the exons ATG GTCGAGTGTCTGGACGAGGAGCAGATAGCAG AGTTTCAGGAAGCATTCTCTGTGTTCGACAAGGACAACGATGGAGTCATATCTCTCCCGGAGATGGCCAACATCATGCAGTCACTGGGCCAGCACCTCACTGAAGCGGACCTCAAGGACATGTTGGGGGACTCGTTTTGCACAGGCA GCAATCCGCAGATTGAGTTTCCcgagtttctgaaaatcatggtGCAGAAGATGAAAAAGACAGATAACGAAGATGACCTAAAGGAGGCTTTCTCTGTGTTCGACACCGATCATGATGGCTACATCGACGATTATGAACTTAGACAG GTGATGAACAATCTTGGCGAGAAGCTGACGCTAGAGGAGATACGAGAAATGATCTTGGAAGCCGACCTTGATGGCGATGGCAAGGTCAGCTACGAAG AATTCGTCCGCATGATGTCAATGGACTGA